In Edaphobacter paludis, a single window of DNA contains:
- a CDS encoding GNAT family N-acetyltransferase, whose protein sequence is MNTSMHTDIRIAPLTRLEDFERCVVVQLETWGYGDGDVVPRRIFMVAQRIGGQVIGAFDGDTIIGFVMSLPGYRDGQPYLHSHMLAVLPAYRDGGLGRRLKLAQRDDAIARGFNLIEWTFDPLEIKNAYLNIARLGAIVRRYEPDFYGPSSSPLQGGLPTDRLYAEWWLRSPRVTGLLRGEPETLQILERVIVPHTIYQWKQDEQQRSLAHALQRRNREALQSAFHRGLTVIGYERDRDGNGSFLLGAWNEPDEA, encoded by the coding sequence ATGAATACGAGCATGCATACCGATATCCGCATTGCACCGCTCACGCGCCTTGAGGACTTTGAGCGCTGCGTCGTGGTACAACTGGAAACCTGGGGTTACGGCGACGGCGATGTCGTCCCTCGCCGTATCTTTATGGTCGCGCAGCGCATCGGTGGACAGGTGATCGGAGCCTTCGATGGAGACACTATCATCGGCTTCGTTATGTCGTTGCCCGGCTATCGTGATGGCCAACCTTATCTGCACTCCCACATGCTGGCCGTCCTTCCTGCCTATCGCGACGGAGGTTTGGGGCGCCGGCTCAAACTCGCCCAGCGCGACGATGCCATCGCCAGGGGCTTCAATCTCATAGAGTGGACCTTCGATCCGTTGGAGATTAAGAATGCATATCTCAACATCGCGCGGCTCGGCGCGATCGTGCGGCGTTACGAACCGGACTTCTACGGCCCATCATCTTCCCCGTTGCAAGGTGGCTTGCCAACGGATAGGCTATACGCGGAGTGGTGGCTTCGATCTCCCCGAGTAACCGGTCTGCTGCGCGGAGAGCCAGAGACGCTACAAATCCTCGAGCGCGTAATCGTCCCGCACACCATCTACCAGTGGAAGCAGGATGAGCAGCAGCGAAGCCTGGCACACGCGCTGCAAAGGCGAAACAGGGAGGCGCTTCAATCCGCATTCCATCGTGGGCTCACAGTCATCGGCTATGAACGGGATAGGGACGGTAATGGCTCGTTTCTTCTTGGAGCATGGAACGAACCTGATGAAGCTTGA